Below is a window of Allomuricauda ruestringensis DSM 13258 DNA.
AAAGCCGGAATACAAGAGGAGATGGCAACAGGGGTTAATGCCTATACTTTGTATGGCAATTTCTCCAATGTTCAGTCCGTAATTGTTGAAAAATCGGCTGGAGTGCACGAGTTCGCTTGTATTCAATCACATAAAACATTGATGGGTAGAGGGGATATCATCAAGGAAACCACCTTGGAAATCTTCAATACCAAAGACCATGCGGAGTGGAACCCAATGCCTCACGTATCATTGAATCACCAAGAAATTCCGGTGACTTCGCCAGATGCGGACCTTTGGGAGGAATTTGATAGGAGTATTGGACATCACTTTAATTTGTCCATCGACTTAAATGCATGTACCGGATGTGGTGCCTGTGTTATAGCATGTCATGCAGAGAACAACGTTCCAGTGGTTGGAAAACTCGAAATGCGTCGTTCCAGAGATATGCACTGGTTGCGAATCGATAGATATTATTCTTCAGAAGAAACCTTTGAGGAGGACAACGAGAAGAAAGAAAATATGGATGGCCTTTGGGGAGATAAAGGTTCTCTTGGAGGATTCAGGGAGATGGAAGACCCATCTGCCAACCCACAAGTGGCTTTCCAACCTGTAATGTGCCAGCACTGTAACCACGCACCCTGTGAAACCGTTTGCCCGGTTGCTGCCACATCTCATGGAAGACAAGGTCAAAACCACATGGCTTATAACCGTTGCGTGGGTACAAGATATTGTGCCAACAACTGTCCATATAAAGTTCGTAGGTTCAACTGGTTCTTGTACAACAACAACGACGAGTTCGACTTTAACATGAACAATGATTTGGGTAAAATGGTAATCAACCCAGATGTTAACGTACGTTCAAGGGGTGTTATGGAAAAATGTTCCATGTGTATCCAAATGACCCAAAAAACTATTTTGGATGCGAAGAGGGATGGAAGAGTTATCAAAGATGGTGAGTTCCAAACAGCTTGTTCGGCTGCATGTAGCAGTGGGGCAATGGTATTTGGAGACATCAATGACCATGACAGTAAAGTGGCAGCGTTGAAAGAAGATGATAGAATGTACCATTTGTTGGAACATGTGGGAACAAAACCAAACGTGTTCTATCATGTGAAAGTTAGAAACACCAACGAGGCTTAATCAATAAAAAAAGAAGTAACTAGAAGATAAATTATGGCGTCGCATTACGAAGCACCTATTCGAAAGCCCTTAGTGGTCGGAGACAAAGGATACCACGATGTAACAGTGGACATTGCCCGTCCGGTTGAGGGAAAGGCCAATAAACAATGGTGGATTGTATTCTCCATTGCATTAGTGGCATTCCTCTGGGGTCTAGGATGTATCATTTATACCGTTTCCACGGGTATTGGGGTTTGGGGTCTTAACCGAACCGTAAACTGGGCCTGGGATATCACCAACTTTGTATGGTGGGTAGGTATTGGTCACGCAGGGACACTTATTTCGGCTGTACTCTTGCTTTTCCGTCAAAAATGGAGAATGGCGATTAACCGTTCTGCCGAGGCGATGACCATTTTCTCGGTAATTCAGGCAGGTTTGTTCCCGATTATCCACATGGGACGTCCATGGTTGGGCTACTGGGTGCTTCCCATCCCTAACCAATTCGGTTCGCTTTGGGTAAACTTTAACTCGCCCTTGCTTTGGGACGTGTTTGCGATTTCAACCTATCTTTCGGTATCATTGGTATTCTGGTGGACAGGACTGTTGCCTGATTTTGCCATGATTCGTGATAGAGCCGTAAAACCATTCCAAAAGAAAATATACAGTCTGTTGAGCTTTGGTTGGACAGGACGTGCAAAGGATTGGCAACGTTTTGAAGAGGTTTCCTTGGTATTGGCCGGTTTGGCCACACCTTTGGTGCTTTCGGTACACACCATTGTATCCTTTGACTTTGCTACCTCGGTAATTCCGGGATGGCACACCACCATTTTCCCACCGTACTTTGTTGCTGGTGCGATTTTCTCTGGATTTGCCATGGTGAACACACTTTTGATCATAATGCGTAAAGTGTGCAGCCTTGAAGCCTATATCACCGTACAGCATATCGAATTGATGAACATTGTGATTATGATTACAGGTTCCATTGTAGGATGTGCCTATATCACGGAGTTGTTCATTGCGTGGTATTCCGGTGTGGAATACGAGCAGTACGCCTTCTTGAACAGGGCTACAGGACCTTATTGGTGGGCTTACTGGTCCATGATGACCTGTAACGTGTTCTCTCCACAGTTTATGTGGTTCAAAAAATTGCGTACCAGCATCATGTTCTCCTTCTTTATCTCTATTGTGGTGAACATAGGTATGTGGTTCGAGCGCTTTGTAATCATCGTAACCTCATTGCACAGGGATTACTTGCCATCTTCTTGGACCATGTTCTCCCCAACTTTTGTGGATATCGGAATTTTTGTCGGAACCATCGGTTTCTTCTTTGTACTGTTCCTTTTGTACTCAAGAACATTCCCTGTAATTGCTCAAGCGGAGGTAAAATCAATCTTGAAATCATCAGGGGAGAAATACAAAAAACTAAGGGATGCAGGAAAGCCTTTGTATCAAATGCCACAAGGTGTAAACAAGGTGGTCCGCTATGATGAGCCCATTACTGATGATGTTTTGATGGGCGAGCCCAAACCAACGGTTGGCGATAAAGTAGGAGTTTCTGAATTGTTGAGCGCTATCGGAACTTTTGATTCGGCAACAGAAACCCCCGACGATTTGAAAAAAATAAAAGGTGTAGGTCCGGAAATGGAGCGTACCTTGAACGAGATAGGAATTTTCACCTATGCACAGGTCGCTAGAATGACTGAAAAAGAGTATGATTTGCTGGACTCCATTACAGGAAGATTCCCAGGCCGTGCGCAGCGCGATGATTGGGCGGGTCAAGCAAAGTTGTTAAACGATAAAAAATAATTATGGCATCAAAAGTTATACAAGCACTTTACAACGATGACGATGTGTTGATGCATGCCGTAAAAAAGGTTAGGGCAGAGCACCATCATATTGAGGAAGTGTACACTCCGTTTCCTGTTCACGGTCTGGACAAGGCGATGGGACTGGCGGATACCCGAATAGCTATTACCTCTTTCCTATACGGATGTTTGGGGTTGACGGTTGCCGTAGTTATGATGAACTATATCATGATCGAGGATTGGCCACAGGATATCGGTGGTAAGCCAAGCTTTAGCTACTTGGAAAACATGCCGGCCTTTGTTCCGATTATGTTCGAGCTTACGGTTTTCTTTGCGGCCCACTTAATGGTGATTACTTTTTACCTAAGAAGTAGAATGTGGCCGTTTAAAAAAGCAGAAAATCCCGATAAACGTACGACCGACGACCACTTTTTAATGGAAATTGGGTTGCACGATAACGAAAATGAACTTGCCGATTTGTTGTGGGAAACAGGTGCGGTAGAAGTAAAAGTTACAGAAAAGGAGTCTTAATAATATGAAGCAATTAGGTAAAATAAGTGTTGCTTTGGTCTTGGCGATGTTCGCAGCCTCTTGCGCGGATAAGAGCAGTCCAAACTACCAATTCATGCCAAACATGTACGAACCTGTAGGATATGAGACCTATCAAGGTGTGGACAATGGGTTGTTCCCCGATGGAACAGAGGCCCTATTGCCACCAGAAGGTACTATCTCCAG
It encodes the following:
- the nrfD gene encoding NrfD/PsrC family molybdoenzyme membrane anchor subunit — its product is MASHYEAPIRKPLVVGDKGYHDVTVDIARPVEGKANKQWWIVFSIALVAFLWGLGCIIYTVSTGIGVWGLNRTVNWAWDITNFVWWVGIGHAGTLISAVLLLFRQKWRMAINRSAEAMTIFSVIQAGLFPIIHMGRPWLGYWVLPIPNQFGSLWVNFNSPLLWDVFAISTYLSVSLVFWWTGLLPDFAMIRDRAVKPFQKKIYSLLSFGWTGRAKDWQRFEEVSLVLAGLATPLVLSVHTIVSFDFATSVIPGWHTTIFPPYFVAGAIFSGFAMVNTLLIIMRKVCSLEAYITVQHIELMNIVIMITGSIVGCAYITELFIAWYSGVEYEQYAFLNRATGPYWWAYWSMMTCNVFSPQFMWFKKLRTSIMFSFFISIVVNIGMWFERFVIIVTSLHRDYLPSSWTMFSPTFVDIGIFVGTIGFFFVLFLLYSRTFPVIAQAEVKSILKSSGEKYKKLRDAGKPLYQMPQGVNKVVRYDEPITDDVLMGEPKPTVGDKVGVSELLSAIGTFDSATETPDDLKKIKGVGPEMERTLNEIGIFTYAQVARMTEKEYDLLDSITGRFPGRAQRDDWAGQAKLLNDKK
- a CDS encoding DUF3341 domain-containing protein, which encodes MASKVIQALYNDDDVLMHAVKKVRAEHHHIEEVYTPFPVHGLDKAMGLADTRIAITSFLYGCLGLTVAVVMMNYIMIEDWPQDIGGKPSFSYLENMPAFVPIMFELTVFFAAHLMVITFYLRSRMWPFKKAENPDKRTTDDHFLMEIGLHDNENELADLLWETGAVEVKVTEKES